Proteins encoded by one window of Natronomonas salsuginis:
- a CDS encoding PRC-barrel domain-containing protein has translation MPDILAENLSDKEVMGSDGSSLGTLYNITMDLKTGTLQHLILDPGQQTGELEFKRDEAGNYRIPVGRVQAVKDTIIIDR, from the coding sequence ATGCCCGATATACTCGCGGAGAACCTCTCGGACAAGGAAGTCATGGGATCGGATGGGTCCAGCCTCGGCACGCTGTACAACATCACGATGGATCTGAAGACAGGGACGCTCCAGCACCTCATCTTGGACCCCGGCCAGCAGACGGGTGAACTCGAGTTCAAGCGCGACGAAGCGGGGAACTACCGAATCCCGGTCGGCCGCGTGCAGGCGGTCAAAGACACGATTATCATCGACCGCTGA
- a CDS encoding NOB1 family endonuclease codes for MHVLDSSAFIDEYTTDEPVATIPMVREELQDEAGYRFDAREGSGMRIHIPDPETVERIERAARETGDAETLSRTDIRLLATAFELDAVLVTDDYAMQNVAEKLDIAVDVIAQGGIDERRDWKFQCQGCGRVFDDNRDRCEICGSELTRKRP; via the coding sequence ATGCACGTTCTCGATTCGTCGGCGTTCATCGACGAGTACACCACTGACGAGCCGGTCGCAACGATTCCGATGGTCCGTGAGGAACTCCAAGACGAGGCGGGGTATCGGTTCGACGCCCGCGAGGGTTCGGGAATGCGGATCCACATCCCCGATCCCGAAACCGTCGAACGGATCGAACGCGCCGCCCGCGAGACGGGCGACGCGGAGACGCTCTCGCGGACGGATATCCGCCTGCTCGCGACGGCGTTCGAACTCGACGCCGTCCTCGTTACGGACGACTACGCGATGCAGAACGTCGCCGAGAAGCTCGATATCGCCGTCGACGTGATCGCCCAGGGGGGGATCGACGAGCGCCGCGACTGGAAGTTCCAGTGTCAGGGCTGCGGTCGCGTCTTCGACGACAACCGGGATCGCTGTGAGATCTGCGGCAGCGAACTCACGCGCAAACGGCCCTGA
- a CDS encoding DUF1611 domain-containing protein, with translation MRVAILAHEQFPDRAKTAVGVLRYGDQKVVAVLDRATAGTTVGDHLPDVGADDVPIVESIADAPDFDALLIGIAPIGGGFDESWRSDVRAAIERGADVVSGLHYFLAEDEEFAALAADHGVELRDVRNPPEDLTVAEGIVRDLDVEVILTVGTDCSTGKMTATLELVEAARAAGLNAGFVPTGQTGIMIEGSGIPIDRTISDFTNGAVERLIRERADEHDYLFVEGQGSIVHPAYSTVTCGILHGAQPDHLVLCHEADREVIHGYESYPVTDPSKLADLYVALAEPVAPTELLGGSLNTYGLDADEAADAIAEYGGSIGAPAVDPVRDGAGAIVEQLVPDR, from the coding sequence ATGCGAGTCGCAATCCTTGCCCACGAGCAGTTCCCCGATCGCGCGAAGACCGCGGTCGGCGTCCTCCGCTACGGCGACCAGAAAGTCGTCGCCGTGCTCGACCGCGCGACGGCGGGGACGACCGTCGGTGATCACCTCCCGGACGTCGGTGCCGACGACGTACCGATCGTCGAGTCGATCGCCGACGCCCCCGACTTCGACGCCCTCCTGATCGGCATCGCCCCCATCGGAGGCGGGTTCGACGAATCGTGGCGCTCGGACGTCCGAGCCGCAATCGAACGCGGCGCGGACGTGGTCTCGGGGCTGCACTACTTCCTCGCCGAAGACGAAGAGTTCGCCGCGCTCGCCGCCGACCACGGCGTCGAGTTGCGCGACGTTCGGAACCCACCCGAGGACCTCACCGTCGCCGAAGGGATCGTCCGCGACCTCGACGTGGAGGTGATCTTGACCGTCGGCACCGACTGTTCGACGGGCAAGATGACGGCGACGCTGGAGTTGGTCGAAGCAGCCCGAGCGGCCGGACTCAACGCGGGGTTCGTCCCCACGGGGCAGACGGGAATCATGATCGAAGGCAGCGGCATTCCGATCGACCGGACGATAAGCGACTTCACCAACGGGGCGGTCGAGCGGCTCATCCGCGAGCGCGCCGACGAGCACGACTACCTGTTCGTCGAGGGACAGGGATCGATCGTCCACCCCGCCTACTCGACAGTCACCTGCGGTATTCTCCACGGCGCACAGCCCGATCACCTCGTGCTGTGTCACGAGGCCGATCGAGAGGTCATCCACGGCTACGAGTCGTATCCGGTCACCGATCCGTCGAAACTGGCCGATCTGTACGTCGCGCTCGCCGAACCGGTCGCCCCGACGGAACTACTCGGTGGCTCGTTGAACACCTACGGACTCGACGCAGACGAGGCCGCGGACGCGATCGCGGAGTACGGAGGATCGATCGGCGCCCCGGCTGTCGATCCCGTCCGCGACGGGGCGGGAGCGATCGTCGAGCAACTGGTCCCCGACCGATGA
- a CDS encoding glucose-6-phosphate isomerase → MNVDFGNALASEATLGVSGASLERLDERVAAIHDRIETGIEDREFGYASLALPDDTDPEAIEAAVDDFDPDAVLTVGIGGSALGAETITAALGVDGHYTLDNVDPARTRGLLDELPLESTLVNVVSKSGTTAETLANFLVVREAMARAGVEWADRTVVTTGESGPLRELADEHDLPTCPVPDGVPGRFSVLSPVGLVPAAAFGCDIESVLDGGAAGRASLEPSLFECPAYAYGAVAYALEGRGATTNAFVPYAEALEPLAEWFAQLWAESLGKDGLGQTPVRALGATDQHSQLQLYRAGRTDKLVTLLRPHERVDVPIPETGVESLSYLGGATLGELLDAEFEATEASLAAAGQANVRLEIDRLDGESVGRLLYELEAACILVGELSGVETFTQPAVEWGKRAARGLLGGGTFEEAEAVDDKTVRRVE, encoded by the coding sequence ATGAACGTAGATTTCGGCAACGCGCTCGCCTCCGAGGCGACGCTCGGCGTCTCCGGGGCGTCGCTCGAACGGCTCGACGAGCGCGTAGCGGCGATTCACGACCGCATCGAGACGGGCATCGAGGATCGCGAGTTCGGCTACGCGAGCCTCGCGTTGCCAGACGACACCGACCCCGAGGCGATCGAGGCCGCTGTCGACGACTTCGATCCCGACGCGGTGTTGACCGTCGGCATCGGCGGTTCCGCACTCGGCGCGGAGACGATCACGGCGGCGCTCGGCGTCGACGGTCACTACACGCTCGATAACGTCGACCCGGCTCGGACGCGAGGGCTCCTCGACGAGCTTCCCCTCGAATCGACGCTCGTCAACGTCGTGTCGAAGTCCGGAACGACCGCCGAAACGCTCGCGAACTTCCTCGTCGTGCGGGAGGCGATGGCCCGGGCCGGCGTCGAGTGGGCCGATCGGACGGTCGTCACGACCGGCGAATCGGGGCCACTCCGAGAGTTGGCCGACGAACACGATCTCCCCACCTGTCCCGTCCCGGACGGCGTCCCCGGGCGGTTTTCGGTGCTGTCGCCGGTCGGGTTGGTCCCCGCCGCGGCGTTCGGCTGCGACATCGAATCGGTGCTCGACGGCGGCGCGGCGGGGCGAGCGTCGCTCGAGCCGTCGTTGTTCGAGTGTCCGGCGTACGCCTACGGTGCGGTGGCGTACGCGCTCGAAGGACGGGGAGCGACGACGAACGCCTTCGTCCCCTACGCCGAGGCGCTCGAACCGCTCGCCGAGTGGTTCGCCCAGCTGTGGGCCGAGAGTCTCGGTAAGGACGGCCTCGGACAGACACCCGTCCGCGCGCTCGGGGCGACGGATCAACACTCCCAGCTCCAGCTGTACCGGGCGGGGCGGACGGACAAACTCGTCACGCTGCTCCGCCCGCACGAGCGCGTCGACGTTCCGATCCCCGAGACAGGGGTCGAATCGCTGTCGTATCTCGGCGGGGCGACCCTCGGCGAGCTGCTCGACGCGGAGTTCGAGGCGACCGAAGCGTCGCTGGCCGCCGCCGGGCAGGCGAACGTCCGCCTCGAAATCGACCGACTGGACGGCGAAAGCGTCGGGCGACTGCTCTACGAGTTGGAGGCCGCCTGCATCCTCGTGGGCGAGCTATCCGGCGTGGAGACGTTCACACAACCCGCAGTCGAGTGGGGCAAACGCGCGGCACGAGGGCTGTTGGGCGGTGGTACGTTCGAGGAGGCCGAGGCGGTCGACGACAAGACCGTCCGGCGCGTCGAGTAG
- a CDS encoding MaoC family dehydratase, whose amino-acid sequence MVRYFEDYEVGRVYEPDGRYEVTTSEVKEFAEKYDPQPFHLDEEAAKESIFGSLAASGWHTASMCMRVFADGFLDEESSMGARGIDELRWRKPVYPGDTLRVEVEILDKRTSESRPEMGHIRTKLRGYNQDDDCVVEWIALGMHRRRDTNDS is encoded by the coding sequence ATGGTACGCTATTTCGAAGACTACGAGGTCGGCCGCGTGTACGAACCCGACGGACGCTACGAGGTGACCACGTCCGAGGTCAAAGAGTTCGCCGAAAAGTACGATCCACAGCCGTTTCACCTCGACGAGGAGGCGGCGAAGGAGTCGATCTTCGGGTCGCTCGCGGCGTCGGGGTGGCACACGGCGTCGATGTGTATGCGGGTGTTCGCGGACGGGTTTCTCGACGAGGAGTCGTCGATGGGCGCGAGAGGCATCGACGAACTGCGGTGGCGCAAACCCGTCTATCCGGGCGATACGCTCCGGGTCGAGGTCGAAATTCTGGACAAGCGAACCTCCGAGAGCCGTCCGGAGATGGGACACATCCGGACGAAACTCAGGGGATACAATCAGGACGACGACTGCGTCGTCGAGTGGATCGCCCTCGGAATGCACCGTCGCCGGGATACGAACGATTCGTGA
- a CDS encoding DUF4878 domain-containing protein encodes MGKSEKNVSKRDLLWIGTGMIPLVAGCSGFSGSPGTTGSNENSDPTSVVRDYLKAVENGEFEEAMQFVHPEGEFEQRAEQQVDAGNQAEFQEITVETLEQDEESALVMSEIVTRDGGARQRMYLELVLDNKEWLIHREVQPQDIDSEHLPEEDLTIEQRVQDVTPGDSFEVYVGPTDDATELFFEATDVSEVWGLGEESDYAYVRVDFSSEQGKEMEDIITNINSSNIIIVQYLDGEEIVSTSLSRNLITLIRDGLWAEDSELSLTYDDLETAERVAATILDLTDDV; translated from the coding sequence ATGGGTAAATCGGAGAAGAATGTTTCAAAACGAGATCTATTATGGATTGGTACTGGGATGATTCCACTCGTAGCTGGCTGTTCCGGTTTTAGTGGATCCCCTGGGACAACAGGATCAAATGAAAATTCAGATCCTACATCAGTAGTTCGGGATTATTTAAAAGCGGTTGAGAATGGCGAGTTTGAGGAAGCAATGCAATTTGTTCATCCTGAAGGAGAGTTTGAGCAGAGAGCAGAACAACAGGTTGATGCCGGTAACCAAGCTGAATTCCAGGAAATCACAGTTGAGACATTAGAACAAGATGAAGAGAGCGCGCTTGTAATGTCGGAGATCGTAACTCGTGACGGGGGCGCTAGACAGAGAATGTATCTCGAACTGGTTCTTGATAATAAAGAGTGGTTAATCCATCGTGAGGTACAGCCACAAGACATTGATTCAGAACATCTGCCTGAGGAAGATCTCACAATTGAGCAGCGTGTTCAGGATGTAACGCCAGGAGATTCATTTGAGGTCTATGTCGGCCCTACAGACGATGCTACCGAGTTATTTTTCGAGGCGACAGATGTTTCTGAAGTTTGGGGTCTCGGAGAGGAGAGTGATTATGCGTATGTTCGGGTAGATTTTTCAAGCGAGCAAGGTAAAGAGATGGAAGACATAATCACTAATATAAATTCATCTAACATAATTATCGTTCAATACTTAGATGGCGAAGAAATCGTGTCCACTTCTCTCTCTCGCAATCTTATTACGTTAATAAGAGATGGACTTTGGGCCGAAGATTCGGAACTGAGTTTAACGTATGATGATCTTGAAACAGCAGAACGGGTGGCAGCTACAATTTTGGATCTTACAGACGATGTTTAA
- a CDS encoding CopG family transcriptional regulator produces the protein MPRYCLECDGQLANRIEGIATTYGLTEEEVVGQLVEVGLEELDSDPTR, from the coding sequence ATGCCCCGATACTGCCTCGAATGTGACGGCCAGTTGGCCAACCGGATCGAGGGGATCGCGACGACGTACGGCCTCACCGAAGAGGAGGTCGTCGGGCAGCTCGTCGAGGTCGGTCTGGAGGAACTCGACAGCGATCCGACCCGTTAA
- a CDS encoding dipeptide epimerase has product MNVTFERVELALEVPFRISRGTTATTENVVVTLEVDGKTGYGAAAPSTHYGETAATVEALLPELLAAVDAVGDPHARREVADRMQSVARDNPAAKAAVDIALWDLAGKRLEQPAYRLLGLSPDADNCPATSFTIGLDETAAMAERAREAVDAGYPILKVKLGTDRDLEIVEAIRAAAPAATIRVDANEAWRPKEAVRNCRTLETFGVEFVEQPVAAEDPEGLRHVYERSPLPIAADESCLTAADVPRIADRCDIVNLKMMKTGGVTPAIELIHAARAHGLEVMCGCMIETNAAIAGAAQLLPLFDYADLDGSLLLEDDPYTGVPVTAGRFDLGAVEAGTGVRPR; this is encoded by the coding sequence ATGAACGTCACGTTCGAACGCGTCGAGTTGGCGCTCGAGGTCCCGTTCAGGATCTCGCGGGGGACGACAGCGACGACCGAGAACGTCGTCGTGACGCTCGAAGTCGACGGAAAGACGGGCTACGGGGCGGCAGCCCCGTCAACGCACTACGGGGAGACGGCGGCGACTGTCGAAGCCCTGTTGCCCGAGTTGCTCGCTGCCGTCGACGCGGTCGGCGATCCGCACGCCAGACGCGAGGTCGCCGATCGGATGCAGTCGGTCGCGAGAGACAATCCCGCCGCAAAGGCCGCCGTCGATATCGCGCTGTGGGACCTCGCCGGCAAGCGTCTCGAGCAACCGGCGTACCGGTTGCTTGGCCTGTCGCCGGACGCCGACAACTGTCCGGCGACGTCGTTCACGATCGGGCTGGACGAGACGGCTGCGATGGCCGAGCGCGCACGGGAGGCGGTCGACGCCGGCTATCCGATACTGAAGGTGAAACTCGGCACCGATCGCGATCTCGAGATCGTCGAGGCGATCCGCGCCGCGGCACCAGCGGCGACGATACGGGTCGACGCGAACGAAGCGTGGCGACCGAAGGAGGCCGTCCGCAACTGCCGGACGCTCGAGACGTTCGGCGTCGAGTTCGTCGAACAGCCGGTCGCCGCCGAAGATCCCGAGGGGCTTCGACACGTTTACGAGCGCTCCCCGCTGCCGATCGCGGCCGACGAGTCCTGTCTCACCGCCGCCGACGTTCCGCGGATCGCCGACCGATGCGACATCGTGAACCTCAAAATGATGAAGACGGGCGGGGTGACGCCCGCGATCGAGCTGATTCACGCGGCCCGCGCGCACGGGTTGGAGGTGATGTGTGGCTGCATGATCGAGACGAACGCCGCCATCGCCGGGGCGGCGCAGCTGTTGCCGCTGTTCGATTACGCGGACCTCGACGGGTCGCTGCTGCTCGAGGACGACCCCTACACGGGCGTCCCCGTCACGGCTGGTCGGTTCGACCTCGGCGCGGTCGAGGCGGGAACGGGCGTTCGACCGCGGTAG
- a CDS encoding DUF5812 family protein, whose translation MEQEGRFVVTHADADSAVLKDVDRGQVHTLEGNPGVDRSEVIEGALEPEPPMEVTYRLAEIETRRRLSVEESPEPPTEQEREIAAEQAVGEVTRRERAGIGELHVLTVPEETTEATVEDVLDDEATLVRAARLEVNRVEIRSEPGVVSVRYLP comes from the coding sequence ATGGAGCAGGAGGGACGGTTCGTCGTGACGCACGCCGACGCCGACTCGGCGGTGCTGAAAGACGTCGATCGCGGGCAGGTCCACACGCTCGAGGGCAATCCCGGCGTCGACCGATCGGAGGTCATCGAGGGCGCGCTCGAACCGGAACCGCCGATGGAGGTGACGTATCGGCTCGCCGAGATCGAGACGCGACGACGGCTTTCGGTCGAGGAGAGCCCCGAGCCGCCGACCGAACAGGAACGCGAGATCGCCGCCGAACAGGCCGTCGGGGAGGTCACCAGACGCGAGCGAGCCGGGATCGGCGAGCTACACGTGCTGACCGTACCTGAAGAGACAACCGAGGCGACCGTCGAGGACGTGCTCGACGACGAGGCGACGCTCGTCCGCGCTGCGCGCCTCGAGGTGAACCGCGTCGAGATCCGGAGCGAACCGGGCGTCGTGAGCGTCAGGTATCTCCCCTGA
- a CDS encoding MFS transporter, translated as MNVLRDPKKRRWLAWGSLALVFLLVNLHRLSTAVLSEQLTANFGITAAELGTLHASFFVIYAFIQIPTGVLADRYGPRYVGSIGAFVLSFGAIGFAASGGYLAAVLSRALIGFGSGVIFISTLRFCANWFRVDEFATMSGLTSGMAGVGAIFATTPLAIAVEWFGWQRTIFGLAVVGFASAVAVFSLARQSPAAAGLDPIENVPEQASVTLSETGTYIQELIGDIEQWLLSLAFFSGMGTILTVIGLWGVPYLVAVYDLDVTTASYFTLLGSIGILVGGPSVGWISDRIGRRRLPMVVGFGIFVVVLAIIPVFGSPPLAAIAVQYFLIGSCLGVTVLALPTIKERYPAEASGVATAIVNGAGFFGATILPTLMGYAVDRYRTDDVVAGSVVYTEFGYRVAFAITTGVAALAFCSTVVLYVRDRRRSDGTTA; from the coding sequence GTGAACGTCCTTAGGGACCCGAAGAAGCGGCGCTGGTTGGCGTGGGGGTCGCTGGCGCTCGTCTTTCTGTTGGTCAATCTGCATCGGTTATCGACGGCGGTGCTCTCAGAGCAACTCACCGCCAATTTCGGGATCACGGCAGCCGAACTCGGCACGCTCCACGCCTCGTTTTTCGTCATTTACGCATTCATCCAGATCCCTACTGGCGTGTTGGCCGACCGGTACGGTCCGCGGTACGTCGGGTCGATCGGTGCGTTCGTGCTCAGCTTCGGTGCGATCGGGTTCGCGGCCAGCGGCGGCTATCTCGCGGCGGTCCTCTCTCGCGCGCTCATCGGCTTCGGCAGCGGCGTGATCTTCATCTCGACGCTGCGATTCTGTGCGAACTGGTTTCGCGTCGACGAGTTCGCGACGATGTCCGGATTGACGTCGGGGATGGCCGGGGTCGGGGCCATCTTCGCAACGACGCCGCTGGCGATTGCAGTCGAATGGTTCGGGTGGCAGCGGACGATCTTCGGTCTCGCGGTCGTCGGCTTCGCCTCGGCTGTGGCGGTCTTCTCACTCGCTCGACAATCGCCCGCAGCGGCCGGACTGGACCCGATCGAGAACGTCCCCGAACAAGCGTCCGTGACCCTCTCCGAAACCGGCACCTACATTCAGGAACTGATCGGCGATATCGAGCAGTGGCTGCTGTCGCTCGCGTTCTTCTCGGGAATGGGAACGATTCTGACCGTGATCGGCCTGTGGGGCGTCCCGTATCTGGTCGCAGTGTACGACCTCGACGTCACGACGGCGTCGTATTTCACCCTGCTCGGCTCGATCGGGATACTCGTCGGTGGCCCGAGCGTCGGGTGGATCTCCGACCGAATCGGCCGACGCAGGCTCCCGATGGTCGTCGGGTTCGGTATCTTCGTGGTCGTGTTGGCGATCATCCCCGTGTTCGGGTCGCCGCCGTTGGCCGCCATCGCCGTCCAGTATTTCCTGATCGGAAGCTGTCTCGGCGTGACGGTGCTCGCGTTGCCGACGATCAAGGAGCGATATCCTGCCGAGGCCAGCGGCGTGGCGACCGCGATCGTCAACGGGGCGGGCTTTTTCGGCGCGACGATCCTCCCGACGCTCATGGGGTACGCGGTCGATCGATACCGGACCGACGACGTTGTCGCGGGGAGCGTCGTCTACACCGAGTTCGGCTACCGGGTCGCGTTCGCGATCACCACCGGCGTGGCGGCACTCGCGTTCTGCAGTACGGTCGTGTTGTACGTCCGGGATCGACGACGCTCGGATGGCACAACCGCCTGA
- a CDS encoding IS5 family transposase: protein MKPLPKSQILRFTEKALHLARRAVSRYSSKFSKHRYTLPQHVVLLCLKVRKNTTYRGLLDELIEMPRIRHALGLAELPTPSTLCKAFNRLDMAVWRAILTLSATLLPTNGVVGVDASGFDRSHASKHYTKRAELTIQQLKVTLLVDTKVNAILDLHVTTTRKHDSQIAPSLIKRNPKDIGILLGDKGYDDQKIRQLARQHEVRPLIKHREFTSLHKAWNARLDADLYGQRSQSEAVNSTLKRKYGAFVRSRRWWKQFRELTIACLSHNIDRSL from the coding sequence ATGAAGCCCCTCCCGAAGTCGCAGATTCTCCGGTTTACTGAGAAGGCGCTCCATTTGGCACGCCGAGCGGTTTCTCGATACTCCTCAAAGTTCTCCAAACATCGCTATACACTTCCCCAGCACGTTGTTTTGCTGTGTCTCAAAGTTCGGAAGAACACGACCTATCGTGGCCTGCTTGACGAACTGATCGAGATGCCACGCATTCGTCACGCCCTCGGATTAGCTGAACTTCCTACGCCATCAACGCTCTGTAAGGCGTTCAACCGGCTTGATATGGCTGTCTGGCGTGCCATATTGACTCTCTCAGCGACGCTACTTCCAACAAACGGTGTCGTTGGAGTTGATGCGTCAGGATTCGACCGCAGTCACGCCTCAAAACACTACACGAAACGAGCCGAACTCACGATTCAGCAGCTCAAAGTGACGTTGCTGGTCGATACGAAAGTGAACGCAATCCTCGATCTCCACGTGACGACAACACGAAAACACGATAGCCAGATTGCGCCGTCGTTGATCAAGCGCAACCCGAAAGATATTGGCATTCTACTCGGTGACAAGGGCTACGACGACCAGAAGATCAGGCAACTTGCCCGGCAACACGAGGTTCGGCCACTGATAAAGCATCGTGAGTTTACATCGCTCCACAAGGCATGGAACGCGCGCTTAGACGCTGATCTCTACGGCCAGCGGAGTCAATCCGAGGCGGTCAACTCAACGCTCAAGCGGAAGTACGGTGCGTTTGTTCGCTCCCGACGATGGTGGAAGCAGTTCCGTGAACTCACTATTGCTTGTCTCAGTCACAACATTGACCGATCACTCTGA
- a CDS encoding DUF5802 family protein produces MFEQFSSGYYLGRLYVEPHDGDRAVIHREHHELVTEQLYESARDPLVMKIGSTHVAVHGADNVPGRTVALPADALSATGTDNPPMLREVLLAKADRARQLLELGPDGPAGF; encoded by the coding sequence ATGTTCGAACAGTTCTCCAGCGGGTATTACCTAGGCCGACTCTACGTCGAACCCCACGACGGCGACCGCGCCGTGATTCACCGCGAGCATCACGAACTGGTTACAGAGCAGTTGTACGAGTCGGCCCGCGACCCGCTCGTCATGAAGATCGGATCGACACACGTTGCAGTCCACGGGGCCGATAACGTCCCCGGACGGACCGTCGCGCTCCCAGCGGACGCGCTGTCGGCGACCGGAACCGACAACCCGCCGATGCTCCGCGAGGTACTCCTCGCGAAGGCCGACCGGGCCCGACAGCTGCTCGAGCTCGGCCCCGACGGTCCCGCGGGATTTTAA
- a CDS encoding Vms1/Ankzf1 family peptidyl-tRNA hydrolase has translation MLDDLLGRTELKAQIEALEERRDRLEARLEAESERRADAVTEKQEAEERANRLEDRIADLEGRLEAAERPDDDSGVGFRYEETLRGGRADAVLDRLASLDGGPEGVLTAYVDAEPPPELRDLLGDRTPLVARASPCLVCADDAGLVAVALRPPVAPEPFAEWAESPRIERSWVRPTGRFALAVVRSDIFAVGVYEGAERVAYEGFESRVKSDHSKGGFSQGRFERLRDEQIAAHVEDCVETLDSVGADRRYVVGDRRLIDEFDADATAAVDASGKPKAALEDAFADFWSVRLYGL, from the coding sequence ATGCTCGACGATCTCCTCGGCCGGACGGAACTGAAGGCGCAGATCGAAGCCCTCGAAGAGCGTCGCGACCGACTCGAAGCCCGCCTCGAGGCCGAAAGCGAACGTCGAGCGGACGCAGTCACGGAAAAACAGGAGGCAGAGGAGCGAGCGAACCGCCTCGAAGACCGCATCGCGGACCTCGAAGGGCGGCTCGAGGCCGCCGAGCGACCCGATGACGACTCGGGCGTCGGATTCAGATACGAGGAGACGCTCCGCGGCGGGCGCGCCGACGCGGTTCTCGATCGACTCGCCTCCCTTGATGGCGGTCCGGAAGGCGTCCTCACAGCCTACGTTGACGCTGAGCCGCCGCCAGAACTGCGCGACCTGCTCGGGGATCGGACGCCGCTCGTCGCTCGCGCCTCGCCGTGTCTCGTCTGCGCGGACGACGCCGGACTCGTCGCCGTCGCGCTCCGACCCCCGGTCGCCCCCGAACCGTTCGCCGAGTGGGCCGAATCCCCCCGAATCGAGCGCTCGTGGGTCCGGCCGACGGGCCGGTTCGCGCTGGCGGTGGTGCGCTCGGACATCTTCGCAGTCGGCGTTTACGAGGGAGCCGAGCGAGTCGCCTACGAGGGGTTCGAGAGCCGGGTGAAAAGCGATCACTCGAAGGGCGGGTTCTCACAGGGGCGCTTCGAGCGCCTCCGCGACGAGCAGATCGCCGCCCACGTCGAGGACTGCGTCGAGACGCTCGATTCGGTCGGCGCCGACCGACGGTACGTCGTCGGCGACCGGCGACTGATCGACGAGTTCGACGCCGACGCGACTGCAGCGGTGGACGCGAGCGGGAAGCCGAAGGCCGCCCTCGAGGACGCCTTCGCCGACTTCTGGTCGGTCCGACTGTACGGGCTGTGA
- a CDS encoding CPBP family intramembrane glutamic endopeptidase, with amino-acid sequence MSITPDRGPPSRRVVAMTMLGGVGLLAGLLLGFVTFTLLGTPLSLSVESPSGQLLFTLGTYLGMGGVAGLYLFRHDLTLSYVRLRRPSIRDLAAIAVTTVALIALAVAIPNLISRLGLPFTEHSITESIEMNPAIALVFLPLSILVVGPAEEFLYRGIIQTRLGEAFDAGAAVALASLIFAVVHFFAYLDPANVPGTVVTILLLLLPLGAILGAVYEYTDNLAVPVLAHGVYNAITYAAVYAEVVGLY; translated from the coding sequence ATGAGTATCACCCCCGATCGGGGCCCGCCCTCCCGTCGCGTCGTCGCGATGACGATGCTCGGTGGGGTTGGCCTGCTCGCCGGGCTATTGCTCGGTTTCGTGACGTTCACCCTCCTCGGCACGCCGCTGTCGCTGTCGGTGGAGTCACCCTCGGGACAGTTGCTGTTCACCCTTGGGACGTACCTCGGGATGGGCGGCGTCGCGGGGCTGTATCTGTTCCGCCACGACCTCACGCTATCGTACGTCAGGCTGCGTCGTCCGTCCATTCGCGACCTCGCGGCGATCGCTGTCACAACCGTCGCCCTCATAGCGCTCGCCGTCGCGATCCCCAACCTCATCTCGCGGCTCGGACTCCCGTTCACCGAACACAGCATCACGGAGAGCATAGAGATGAACCCCGCCATCGCGCTCGTCTTCCTCCCACTTTCGATCCTCGTCGTCGGCCCCGCCGAGGAGTTCCTCTACCGCGGAATCATCCAGACCCGACTCGGAGAGGCCTTCGACGCCGGCGCTGCGGTCGCGCTCGCGTCGCTCATCTTCGCTGTCGTTCACTTCTTCGCGTATCTCGATCCGGCAAACGTCCCAGGCACGGTCGTGACGATCCTCCTTCTCCTGCTCCCGCTCGGGGCGATTCTCGGTGCCGTCTACGAGTACACGGACAACCTCGCCGTCCCGGTGCTCGCCCACGGCGTCTACAACGCGATCACCTACGCCGCCGTCTACGCCGAGGTCGTCGGGCTGTACTGA